One Terriglobia bacterium DNA window includes the following coding sequences:
- a CDS encoding formyltransferase family protein — MGTAVFALPSLSYLFEKGYEISGVITQPDKPGGRGQSMQASPAKKRAYELKLPVYQPSSLRSEEARLLIEALAPEIVVVVAYGKILPPWLLQSPRLGCINLHGSL, encoded by the coding sequence ATGGGCACCGCGGTCTTCGCGTTGCCGTCCCTGAGCTACCTGTTCGAAAAAGGCTATGAAATAAGCGGCGTCATCACGCAGCCGGACAAGCCGGGCGGACGCGGACAGTCCATGCAGGCGTCTCCAGCTAAAAAGCGGGCTTACGAATTAAAGCTGCCGGTTTACCAGCCGTCCTCACTGAGGTCGGAAGAGGCGCGGCTGTTGATCGAAGCGCTTGCGCCGGAGATCGTCGTCGTTGTCGCTTATGGCAAGATTCTCCCGCCGTGGCTCCTGCAGTCACCGCGGCTCGGCTGCATCAATCTTCACGGTTCGCTGC